aaaattgaggtaccatctgtgatgcgaattaaaattcaaaaactaaaaaataaagttgtcaaaactcaaagaccaaaataaagtttaatcttaatatttttGAGGAATGCTGGGATATGTACTATATCATTATACATCTCAATTTGAATTGGGGATTAATTCTACTTATAAATATCAGTGATTATTAACTACGTACATATAAGTTTGgtcatgtatgtatatatatattacaaatagCAATATATATCTCTCAATTCAAGGATCGGTAACATTGGTAGTACTAAGAACTTTATGGTTAACTGGAGTCTTTTTCCCAGTTTGCTGTCTCGTGCATGTGGCTGCTTCGACAAAACAAAGACTCTTTTATAAAGGCGTAGTTAATTAAGTGCTGTAAAGTCTTCCATCTAGGGGTTAAAAGTCTCCAAACCCAAAAGCGACAGAAAAAAACACGATGGATCGACTTCATcaagttaaaagtaaaattgtgATGACCATTTAGATAGACTTTAGAGAATAGAGAGAGATATAATAATGGGGTACTGATGTGTAATtgtgtatagcattactcagcTTCCATCTAATGAAATTAATTGACCATGAACGATGGGACTATTTAgctttagggttaaatacattttagcctCTCAAACTATTACCCTTTTTTCTGaatggcccctcaaactaccaatgcttagattctagccctctaaactaccactttctgattttttggccacatccgtccatttatgccgtcaattctaaacagaaatccgaaaatacttctcctacactttgaaatttctACGGTTAAGGGAGTGGTATTTTCGAGTTTTttgccaatttctgttagaattgacggcataaatagacggatgggaccaacaaatcagaaagtggtagtttggggaaccagaatctaagcattagtagtttgggggaccATCCAAAGAAATGGTGATAGTTTGGAaggctaaaatgtatttaacgtACCCTTAactttattcttcttcttcttcttcttcttctttttgtcaaGAGTGAGTATACatagaaatgatttttctacatctTTTATGTATATCTCTTGTACATCTCCATATAACTAATTGTATAATTAAAGAGatatacaaatatcatttctcatgtTACTAGAAGTTGGtggataaaaaaagaaaagaaaaaaagtacgCCAGATTAAGTGTGAAAGAGGCATATGCATGTTTGAAATTTATTTCTCGAGTATATGTGACTTAATATTGATAACTTGTCAATTAAGTCTAACGTACATTTTTGGTAGTAATTAAGCAAACCGAACATGTGTCGTTTTATAACTAGTGttcgatattttttttttttatggtagagacaatttatttatttatttatttttatttttattttttgtggctTACCCTAAAGAGTGATTAATCACTAACACGAAATAAAAATAAggtagataaaaaaataaaaaataaaaataaaaaccttttcTTTAGTTTGAACTaacccaataaaaaatacttccAATTCTCAAATTaaaagagaatgaaaaaaaatcatattttcataaaatattgtatattctttaatttaaatGAGAGATGAATGACAAAATCAAAATTCGAAGTAGAGAACAAATCAAAGAACCATATATGCACTTGCTGCACGCAATCtcaaatgtataaaaaaataaaggccgTGTTTAGCAAGTCGCTTGTCATGccaaaatagtattttttttactattcatATACTTTTTCTCGAGAAATGATAGAGGAGAAACCTTTAACCGACCCCCTCCCCCCTAAATCCTTTTACTATTCATATACTTTTACCATATACTTTTTCAAGCattggtatttttgtaaattctattaaattcttatcaacacctaaatccttacaattttttttttcctaaaaaaaataaagggaattttgagaatttgaacaaaaaattctaacagatggttgaaattaaaaaaaaaataaaaaaaaattgaatgatgaatatcttaaattaacactttttaaaatttgaatacttATTTGTAAAAGTGATGGAAGATTATTaaggaagatttttttttttttcttttattaaaaataacagTAGATTTTCTTACGAACttttgagaatatatatatatatatatatatatatatatatatatatatatttttggatgaataactTTTGAGAAATTACGCTGAAATTTCTGAACGCGCTTTCTAATCCTTATATAATTGATAATTCTTATAAGAACCAACCAAATTGTTGCGCAAGTATTCCAAATTCTCTAGCGTCACTTTtataaactctctctctctctctctctctctctctctctctctcagtcgaTCTCTTTGCTTAATTATTGGGCAACGTACATAGTCGTGGCTGCTCCGAGGTGTCGAAAGCCCAGCGATCTAGCCATGTGCAGTCAAGAACAGTGCTCAGTCTCCAAGACCCACAAGCGGAGGTGTCGGTCGGCTTTCACAGCCATATACTTCACTAGGGTTCTTCTCTCTTTGTCCAAGAAAGTAATTGACAAGAATGGCCCTCTCTTGCGCACCCTCTCTTTCGTTGCCATTGATATGCAGCCACCCGATCACGAGCAATATTCCTCCTTGTTTCTCAACGTTGATCCCAAAATATTAAGTGACATGGTAAGGGAGAAAGACTTCGACTCTTTGACTCACTTTGGAGGGGTTAAAGAACTCGTTTCAGTTCTTGAAACGGCTGTAAAAGATGGCATTAATGGTAGCCAGGCTGATGTTATACGTAGGAAGAATGCTTTTGGTGCCAATAAATACCAAAAGCCACCAGCAAAAAGCTTTCTTAGCTTCGTCATTGAAGCACTAAAAGATACAACAATAATCATTCTTTTGGCATGTGCTGTACTCTCTCTAGCCTTTGGTATCAAACAAGATGGGTGGAGAGATGGGTGGTACGACGGTGGGAGTATCATTGTTGCTGTCGTTTTGGTTGTCGCGGTGTCTGCCGTGAGCAACTTTAAGCAATCGAGGCAATTTGACAAGCTTTCAACGAAGAGAAGTGATATAAGAGTAGAAGTTGTGAGAGGTGGGAGGCGCTGGCCTATATCGATCTTTGAAGTTGTTGTCGGCGACATTGTCTGCTTGAAGATTGGCGATCAGATTCCGGCAGATGGGTTGTTCTTGGAAGGGCATTCCTTGAAGGTGGATGAGTCTAGCATGACTGGTGAAAGCGACCACGTTGAGATCCATGAAACAAGAAATCCCTTTTTGCTCTCCGGCACAAAGGTGATGTCAAATAACGCACTTATTAatcatttaagtttttttttttttttttttacatgtccacacaagagggggataAGGGATTCGAGATTCGAATTAGTAACCTCCATTTTATAAGGCGTAGTCCACAGCCGATTAAACTACCCCTTGAGAATAAAGGTGATAATTGGTGCACTATTAGTGCATAACTTGTGCACTACCCCAAAGCACATTGCTTTGGGGTGGGACCCAATGTCACCCCAATGCGCATTGGGGTAGTGCACAAGTTGTGCTATCATTTCCCTATAATATTTAGGAATAAAATATACGTATCTCCCTTCAAATTGCTCCCCATTGTCGatgttttcttcaaattatcaattgtatcAATATCTCCAGTAAACTACAAAATTTTCTTAATAAGATataaatgtctttataaatttgaaaaaaaaaaaacaaaaaacaaaaagaaaaaacctgaaaaaaaaaacaaatttgaaaaaccacatttactcatttatttttttaattgttgttccttttctttttcttttttaattcttttttcagttttttgttacaattttaggaattttttttaattttttttgggaaacattgacattttttaataatttagagAGACGTTGACACCATTAGTAATTAGGGTGACATTGACAATAAGGTGATAATtttaggaacaaaattaaggtTCAAACTGAGTGTTTGCTcttataccatgttaaattactactaaTTATCTTCATCCAAAGAATTACTActtattctaaaattttaagcTAAAATAGTAAAGGATGAATCTcaccatttaatttatattctatcaGATAACAGATGGCTGTGGTTTCATGCTTGTGACTTCTGTGGGCATGAACACTGTGTGGGGCGAGATGATGGGTTCAATAAACGGTGGCTTGGATGAGGAGACGCCACTGCAGGCACGCCTGAACAAGCTGGCTTCATATATTGGGAAGGTTGGGCTGGCTGTGGCTGCCCTCGTTCTTGCTGTTATGCTGATTCGGTACTTCACAGGAAACACACAAGATGACAGGGGAAACAGGGAGTTTAATGGCAGCAAGACAAAGTTTGATGATGTCCTGAATGCAGTGGTGAACATTGTTGCTGCTGCTGTCACTATCATAGTGGTGGCTATTCCGGAAGGCCTGCCTCTGGCTGTGACTCTAACTCTGGCTTATTCTATGAAGCGTATGATGGCTGATAATGCCATGGTCAGAAAACTATCTGCTTGTGAGACAATGGGCTCGGCTACAACAATCTGCACAGACAAAACAGGAACCCTTACATTAAACGAAATGAAAGTAACAGAGTTTTGGCTTGGAAAGGAAGCAGTGAAGGATGAATCTTCTTTGGATATGCAAGGTAATGTTCTCAAACTACTTCAGCAAGCCGTTGGTCTAAACACAACAGGCACAGTTTACAAACCAAATTCTGCATCAGTTCCTGAAATTTCTGGTAGCCCAACAGAGAAAGCAATACTTTCTTGGgctttttttaatttgggtATGAATATGGAGGAAGTTCAGAAAAATCATGAGATCATCCATGTAGAGGCTTTCAACTCTGTGAAAAAGAGAAGCGGTGTTTTGGTGAAGAGCAACAGTGAGAATACAACTCGTACTCACTGGAAGGGAGCTGCTGAGATGATACTGACCTCCTGTTCATCTTATTATGACAAAGCGGGGATGCTGAAAGCAATAGACGCAGAAGAAAGACTGCAGCTTGAGAGTATTATTAAGAATATGGCAGCAAAAAGCCTCCGATGCATTGCCTTTGCATACAAAGAAATGGGAGAAGAAAGCCGGCAGGTTCTTGAGAACCTTGAAGAAAACGGACTGATATTATTAGGATTAGTTGGCATGAAGGACCCGTGTCGACAGGGTGTCAGAACAGCTGTAGAATCTTGCAGAGCTGCTGGCGTGAACATCAAAATGATCACCGGTGACAATGTGAACACTGCAAGAGCTATAGCTATTGAATGCGGGATTCTCAATCCTGATGGGGATTTGGGTAATGAAGCTGTTTTAGAAGGGGTACAATTTAGAAATTACTCACCGGAAGAGAGAATGGAAAAGATCAATAAAATCAGTGTAATGGCCAGGTCATCCCCTTTTGACAAGCTTCTGATGGTGCAGTGCTTGAAGCAGAAAGGCCATGTGGTCGCAGTCACAGGTGATGGAACCAACGATGCACCTGCTCTAAAGGAAGCAGACATTGGGCTTTCCATGGGGATTCAAGGAACCGAAGTTGCAAAAGAGAGCTCAGATATAGTAATCTTGGACGATAATTTTGAATCTGTGGTGACAGTGTTGAGGTGGGGGAGGTGTGTGTACAACAACATTCAAAAGTTCCTTCAATTTCAACTCACAGTGAATGTCGCCGCCCTTGTCATCAACTTTGTTGCAGCTGTTTCCTCTGGTAAGATTCCATTGACTGCAGTCCAGCTATTATGGGTAAACTTAATAATGGACACCTTGGGAGCTTTAGCCTTGGCAACAGAGAAACCCAGTAATGATCTCATGGCAAAGCCGCCTGTTGGCCGATCAGAGCCACTTATAACCAGAATCATGTGGAGGAATCTCACTGCTCAGGCTTTGTACCAGATAACCATCTTACTGGTTTTACAGTTCAAAGGAAGGTCCATCTTTGGTGTAGACGAGAAGGTTAACAGCACCCTGatttttaatacttttgtcTTCTGCCAAGTTTTCAACGAATTTAATGCCAGGAAGCTGGAGAGGAAGAATATATTTACGGGGTTACTTGAGAACAAGTTGTTTTTAGCAATCATTGGAATTACCATAGTTCTTCAATCGGTAATGGTGGAGATTCTGAAGAGGTTTGCCAATACTGAGAGGCTGGACTGGGGGCAATGGGGTGCTTGCATTGGACTTGCAGCTTTGTCATGGCCAATTGGTTGGCTCGTCAAGTGCATTCCAGTTTCACCCAAGCTGTTGGCAAACCAAAGAGCTTCTGCATCCTGAAAGACTAGCAAAGATCAGCTCTCACCATTGAAAAACTTCgaattttctttacttttgtagaagTTACAGGAAAGTTTTAGGTTCCTTGTTATCCAGCTTTCATCACAAGAAAGAGTTTCTTATTTCAAATTTAAGTAAATATTGAATACAATTACTAGCTATCAGCTCTTCATGTAATGACTGGTATTTTCCTTGAGTAGAagattcaaatatatatatacaagttaaACATACTTATGGTATTTTGaagttattttcatttttgcatTCATAATACTCTCAACTTGAGATAAAGTAATGGCTTTAAGATACAACCATCAACAACTATCTTTTAGAAAAGGATAGAAAAAAGTCCACTACCAAAGTTTCAAGATAAAATTAGTCTTTTTgcctttacaaaaaaaatgtccatTACCAAGGTTGCAAGGTAGTACTCTTTTTGcctttacacacacacacacacagagaacATCATTTGAAAAGTTGAAATCTAAGGTTCCAAGCCTAGAGAAAAGGAGATCAGATAAAGTGATGCTCAAGAAAAGGTGGGGATGCTAGATAAAGTTGACTTTCAAGGCCATGGGGAGCCACGGCCATAACTAACCCATATCTGGCCCGccactaaaaacaataaatctCATAAGCACGCCACCTAAAGTTCAGAGGAAATTTTATCTTCAAcatgtaaaagcagtttaatTATGTGACCATCTACAAAATTATTAGACAATGTGATTTAAGAGATAACAAATGAAGCTTCCCCAAGAATATacatatacttaaaaaaaaaaaaacccatactAGTAAGGTGTTTTGTTTTGCATACATTCTATGTACTTGAGGGTGCCTTAtgtttttatagggaagtaCAATTATAAAGATTATTGTTGGGAAAATAATCAACTTTGAAGCCACGTAGACCCCATAGCAAGTCGGAGGTTCAACCCACAGACCTGACTCGGCTGGATCACCTCGGATAGAACATCTCGTAGGTTTGTCACAACCTTACATGAAGAGATCATCTCGGTGCCTAATCACCTCGGACCATGACATATATCGGGGATTGATCACTTCGGACCTAAAGACTCCACAAGGCTTGGAATATCctgagatctcctagtctgattgGAGTGAATATGTCTCAGATATTTACACCTCGGAGGATTGGTCGAAGTACAATACAATCTTCTTGGAGGTATCTTCTCAAACTCAGCAAGTAATTCAGTATTAACAAAACACTAGTGTGGGTTTATCCCTGAAGCTAGGACTCTACATGAGGTGATAAGGCCCTTATCACGAGAACTTCGGGATAACTCTCTATCCCATAATCAGCGGGATAAGACTTCTAATAATGTGGAATCAAGATTGAAGTGGTAGAGTACTACCCAACCTGGACTCTACCACCTGAAGATAAGGCTAAAACCTATGCAATCTAGAACTCAAACACTTAGTCCGGTTATGCTTCAAGAATTCCAATAAGTCtgtaactgtgagcctataaataagactacaaCATCAGGTATTTACAtacagattctctaagctctgagatttttGATTCTCCATAGAAAGTCA
Above is a genomic segment from Alnus glutinosa chromosome 12, dhAlnGlut1.1, whole genome shotgun sequence containing:
- the LOC133852020 gene encoding putative calcium-transporting ATPase 13, plasma membrane-type, which gives rise to MCSQEQCSVSKTHKRRCRSAFTAIYFTRVLLSLSKKVIDKNGPLLRTLSFVAIDMQPPDHEQYSSLFLNVDPKILSDMVREKDFDSLTHFGGVKELVSVLETAVKDGINGSQADVIRRKNAFGANKYQKPPAKSFLSFVIEALKDTTIIILLACAVLSLAFGIKQDGWRDGWYDGGSIIVAVVLVVAVSAVSNFKQSRQFDKLSTKRSDIRVEVVRGGRRWPISIFEVVVGDIVCLKIGDQIPADGLFLEGHSLKVDESSMTGESDHVEIHETRNPFLLSGTKITDGCGFMLVTSVGMNTVWGEMMGSINGGLDEETPLQARLNKLASYIGKVGLAVAALVLAVMLIRYFTGNTQDDRGNREFNGSKTKFDDVLNAVVNIVAAAVTIIVVAIPEGLPLAVTLTLAYSMKRMMADNAMVRKLSACETMGSATTICTDKTGTLTLNEMKVTEFWLGKEAVKDESSLDMQGNVLKLLQQAVGLNTTGTVYKPNSASVPEISGSPTEKAILSWAFFNLGMNMEEVQKNHEIIHVEAFNSVKKRSGVLVKSNSENTTRTHWKGAAEMILTSCSSYYDKAGMLKAIDAEERLQLESIIKNMAAKSLRCIAFAYKEMGEESRQVLENLEENGLILLGLVGMKDPCRQGVRTAVESCRAAGVNIKMITGDNVNTARAIAIECGILNPDGDLGNEAVLEGVQFRNYSPEERMEKINKISVMARSSPFDKLLMVQCLKQKGHVVAVTGDGTNDAPALKEADIGLSMGIQGTEVAKESSDIVILDDNFESVVTVLRWGRCVYNNIQKFLQFQLTVNVAALVINFVAAVSSGKIPLTAVQLLWVNLIMDTLGALALATEKPSNDLMAKPPVGRSEPLITRIMWRNLTAQALYQITILLVLQFKGRSIFGVDEKVNSTLIFNTFVFCQVFNEFNARKLERKNIFTGLLENKLFLAIIGITIVLQSVMVEILKRFANTERLDWGQWGACIGLAALSWPIGWLVKCIPVSPKLLANQRASAS